In the Pseudanabaena sp. PCC 7367 genome, one interval contains:
- a CDS encoding GNAT family N-acetyltransferase produces the protein MINLPIESDRLVIRKFIPADLEPYLEFMLDPDSTKYLAFEPEQKTSAGATDLFNYVVSSYAAENPAEIIHAYAIALKQDDRYVGSCGFSPYEPPDIYECYYSINQADRHKGYAYEAMQALIRALANTQAINELRAYCAPANLASIKLAQKLGMSDRGSAKHMHSGLDGVMYAIQLTN, from the coding sequence ATGATTAATTTACCCATTGAAAGCGATCGTCTTGTGATTCGCAAATTCATCCCCGCCGATCTAGAACCCTATTTAGAATTTATGCTCGATCCCGACTCGACCAAATACCTGGCCTTTGAGCCAGAACAGAAAACCAGCGCAGGGGCAACTGATCTATTCAATTATGTAGTTAGTTCCTATGCTGCCGAGAATCCGGCGGAAATCATTCATGCCTATGCGATCGCCCTCAAGCAAGACGATCGCTACGTTGGTTCCTGCGGTTTTTCGCCCTACGAGCCGCCAGACATTTATGAATGCTACTACAGCATCAATCAGGCCGATCGCCATAAAGGATATGCCTATGAAGCAATGCAGGCTTTGATTCGAGCGCTGGCAAATACCCAAGCAATTAATGAATTACGTGCCTATTGCGCACCAGCAAATTTGGCGAGTATTAAGCTTGCTCAAAAACTAGGTATGAGCGATCGGGGTAGCGCTAAGCATATGCATTCTGGCCTGGATGGGGTAATGTATGCGATTCAGTTGACCAATTGA
- a CDS encoding aminopeptidase P family protein, translated as MQLKATIQQRRQKLADRFNGSVVLWSGSRTARNFPANVYPFRASSHFLYFAGLPLEQAAIRLDGGKLELFMDDSNATAELWHGKTPSRAQIAESIGADAAYPMSELAAKLNGNSLQTATLPVQDKATLAQQQQLLQRTISSQALIKPGENEATIDRTLALAIVELRLCHDQGAISELKKAASVTIEAHKAGMTAAKSAKREADIRAAIEQVIMANNMTCAYQSIVTVHGEVLHNEHYHHPVSPGDLLLADVGAETELGWAADVTRTFPVSGKFSASQRAIYEVVLAAHDACIDRLAPGVEYRDIHLTAARILAEGLVDLGILKGKPDDLVDLDAHALFFPHGVGHILGLDVHDMEDLGDLAGYEVGRTRSDRFGLGYLRLDRPLRAGMLVTIEPGFYQVPAILENQDWREKYQDLVDWQRLADFADVRGIRIEDDVLITDSGCEVLTSALPTKPEAIEELVTG; from the coding sequence ATGCAGCTTAAAGCAACAATACAACAGCGCCGCCAGAAACTAGCCGATCGATTCAATGGGTCAGTTGTGCTGTGGTCAGGTAGCAGAACAGCGCGAAATTTCCCCGCCAATGTTTATCCGTTTCGGGCTAGTAGTCATTTTCTTTATTTTGCTGGTTTACCACTGGAACAGGCAGCGATCCGCCTGGATGGGGGCAAGCTAGAGCTATTTATGGATGATAGTAATGCTACGGCCGAGCTATGGCATGGTAAAACACCGAGCAGGGCACAGATCGCTGAATCGATCGGTGCTGATGCTGCCTACCCAATGTCAGAATTGGCTGCTAAGTTAAATGGAAATAGTCTCCAGACCGCCACCTTGCCCGTTCAAGATAAAGCGACTCTGGCACAACAGCAGCAATTATTGCAAAGAACTATTTCCAGCCAAGCGCTAATTAAGCCAGGAGAGAACGAAGCAACGATCGATCGTACTCTTGCCCTAGCCATAGTCGAATTGCGGCTTTGTCACGATCAAGGGGCAATATCAGAATTAAAGAAAGCAGCCTCAGTCACGATCGAAGCCCATAAAGCTGGCATGACGGCGGCGAAGTCAGCGAAACGGGAAGCCGATATTCGTGCTGCGATCGAACAGGTGATTATGGCCAATAACATGACCTGTGCCTATCAAAGCATTGTGACGGTGCATGGTGAGGTTTTGCACAATGAACATTATCACCATCCTGTCAGCCCAGGCGATCTGCTCCTGGCGGATGTGGGCGCAGAAACCGAGTTGGGTTGGGCAGCAGACGTGACCCGTACCTTTCCAGTATCGGGCAAGTTTTCGGCTTCACAACGGGCAATTTATGAGGTGGTGCTAGCTGCCCATGATGCCTGTATCGATCGCCTTGCGCCTGGGGTTGAATACCGCGATATTCACCTAACCGCGGCCAGGATTCTAGCGGAAGGGCTGGTGGATCTGGGTATTCTGAAGGGGAAACCAGATGATCTGGTCGATCTCGATGCCCATGCTTTGTTCTTTCCCCACGGCGTTGGGCATATTCTGGGCTTGGATGTGCATGATATGGAGGATTTGGGCGATCTGGCTGGGTATGAGGTTGGCCGCACCCGTAGCGATCGCTTTGGCCTGGGTTACTTACGCCTCGATCGACCGTTGCGTGCTGGCATGTTGGTGACGATCGAACCGGGTTTTTATCAGGTGCCGGCGATTCTCGAAAACCAAGATTGGCGCGAGAAATACCAGGATCTGGTCGATTGGCAGCGATTGGCAGATTTTGCCGATGTGCGGGGGATCAGGATCGAGGATGATGTTTTGATTACTGATTCTGGTTGTGAGGTGTTGACCTCGGCGTTGCCAACTAAACCAGAAGCGATCGAGGAATTGGTCACAGGTTAA
- the dacB gene encoding D-alanyl-D-alanine carboxypeptidase/D-alanyl-D-alanine endopeptidase gives MILPLGAIAKLPPTLFATSTTSVSRSDPAIDQVNDLEPRYSAKSTASQLAPLAPSNQPQLIDQQICAANLEAQIQKIIDDPALARSRVGVYAVALNNDPNDELLVDIDGDRLFLPASNTKLFTTAAALQRLGTNFKFQTSLASRLTPDRSGRLRAPLIVISSGDPSLSPQQIEDLVTQLKDAGVNAINNLEIQNPRQDNSNYFGYGWEWQDLPEYYGAEPHPLTVHENVLDWTIAPTQSGKAVEFTWADPLLAAGWVVRNYAATSKVDGEYTLTVQRVGFNKELILRGKMPANATPELGAIAVPDPRQHFLKLLQAELRRQGIELPGLVDISNQLPPGITQSMIVPTPGIIGDVSNLATVSSPPLADLVKKINKDSNNLYAELVLQALARRSRDRKIPQETADQIYTQAIEQVTQFLDSLGITPDSYAIADGSGLSRHNLIAPEAIVTLLEKMQNDQAFRDSLPIAAVDGTIRNRFKDTIAANNLSAKTGTLSGVVTLSGYVTTVGGDEVAFSIMINNGNQPTWQLRGYVDQIALLLANLGDC, from the coding sequence TTGATCCTGCCGTTGGGGGCGATCGCTAAATTACCGCCAACATTATTTGCTACATCAACCACTTCAGTTAGTCGATCTGATCCTGCCATAGATCAGGTAAATGATTTAGAACCACGCTACAGTGCTAAATCAACTGCCTCTCAGTTAGCTCCTCTTGCTCCCAGTAATCAGCCCCAGTTAATAGATCAGCAAATCTGCGCGGCTAATCTTGAAGCCCAAATCCAAAAGATTATTGATGATCCTGCCCTAGCGCGATCGCGGGTGGGAGTATATGCGGTAGCCCTAAATAATGATCCTAATGATGAACTGCTGGTTGATATTGATGGCGATCGGTTGTTTTTGCCTGCCTCTAATACCAAACTCTTCACTACTGCTGCGGCACTGCAAAGATTAGGTACAAACTTTAAGTTCCAAACCAGTTTAGCCAGCCGACTCACACCGGATCGCTCTGGACGCTTGAGAGCGCCTTTGATTGTAATTAGCAGTGGCGATCCCAGTCTTTCCCCACAACAGATTGAAGACCTGGTGACCCAATTAAAAGATGCTGGCGTTAATGCAATTAATAACTTGGAAATTCAAAACCCCAGACAGGATAATTCTAATTACTTTGGCTATGGCTGGGAATGGCAGGACTTGCCGGAATATTATGGCGCAGAGCCGCATCCACTGACGGTGCATGAGAATGTATTGGATTGGACGATCGCCCCGACCCAGTCTGGTAAAGCAGTTGAATTTACTTGGGCTGATCCATTATTAGCCGCTGGTTGGGTGGTGCGTAACTATGCGGCTACTAGTAAGGTTGATGGCGAATATACCCTGACGGTGCAACGCGTTGGTTTTAATAAAGAGTTGATTCTCAGGGGCAAGATGCCTGCTAATGCCACACCAGAGCTAGGCGCGATCGCAGTCCCCGATCCACGTCAACATTTTTTAAAGCTATTGCAAGCTGAGCTAAGGCGACAAGGAATAGAGCTACCAGGACTTGTAGATATCAGCAATCAGTTGCCCCCAGGTATAACGCAATCAATGATTGTGCCTACGCCGGGTATTATTGGAGACGTATCTAACCTGGCCACAGTTTCATCACCACCACTGGCCGATCTGGTTAAAAAAATCAACAAAGATAGCAATAATCTCTATGCGGAGTTAGTTTTGCAAGCGTTGGCAAGGAGAAGCCGCGATCGCAAAATTCCCCAGGAAACCGCCGACCAGATCTATACACAAGCGATCGAACAAGTTACCCAATTTTTAGACTCGCTAGGAATTACACCAGATAGCTATGCGATTGCCGATGGCTCTGGTTTGTCGCGGCATAACTTAATTGCACCGGAAGCGATCGTAACCTTGCTTGAGAAAATGCAGAATGATCAAGCATTTCGGGATTCCCTGCCGATCGCGGCGGTGGATGGCACAATCAGGAATCGATTTAAAGATACGATCGCGGCAAACAACCTGAGCGCGAAGACGGGTACCCTTAGCGGTGTGGTTACTTTATCTGGCTATGTGACTACCGTGGGTGGTGATGAAGTGGCGTTCAGCATCATGATTAATAATGGCAATCAACCCACTTGGCAGCTACGGGGTTATGTGGATCAAATAGCACTGCTGTTGGCTAATCTGGGCGATTGTTAG
- a CDS encoding Fur family transcriptional regulator yields MPPTTTDYSTDSLKAELNAKGLRMTPQREVILDTFQNLPEGEHLSAEDLCTLLKDKGHNISLSTIYRSVKLMARMGILRELELAEDHKHYEINPPRPLHHHHLVCMKTREIIEFKNDAILKISKKVADKFGFKLLDCQLTIYGVSPEGQRSIF; encoded by the coding sequence ATGCCCCCCACCACCACTGACTACTCCACCGACTCTCTGAAGGCTGAGCTAAATGCTAAGGGTTTGCGCATGACCCCGCAACGGGAAGTGATTCTGGATACATTTCAAAATCTGCCGGAAGGCGAGCATCTTAGTGCCGAAGATCTCTGCACCTTGCTCAAGGACAAAGGTCACAATATTAGCCTCTCGACCATCTATCGATCGGTGAAGCTGATGGCGCGGATGGGCATTTTACGGGAATTAGAATTAGCAGAAGATCATAAACACTACGAAATAAATCCACCTAGGCCGCTGCATCATCACCATCTGGTTTGTATGAAAACCCGCGAGATTATTGAGTTTAAGAATGATGCAATCTTAAAAATTAGTAAGAAGGTGGCTGATAAGTTTGGGTTTAAATTGCTCGATTGTCAGCTTACGATTTATGGTGTCAGCCCTGAAGGGCAACGATCGATTTTCTAG
- the glnA gene encoding type I glutamate--ammonia ligase translates to MAQTPQEVLQMIKEQNIQIIDLKFIDMPGIWQHCSFHVSLIDEDVFTDGIAFDGSSVRGWKAINNSDMTMVPDPTTAWIDPFMEEPTLSMICSIKEPRTGQPYERCPRVVANKAIEYLTSTGIGDTAFFGPEPEFFIFDSVAYQSSMNTGYYKVDSSEGLWNMGREEPGGNLGYKLRNKQGYFPVAPLDTYQDIRTEMLLTMAKCGVPIEKHHHEVATGGQAELGIKFSTLVAAADSVMTYKYVCKNVGRKYGKTVTFMPKPLFGDNGTGMHTHQSVWKDGQPTFAGDQYAGLSQTALYYIGGLLKHAPAVLALTNPSTNSFKRLVPGFEAPVNLAYSQGNRSASVRIPLSGPNPKAKRLEFRCPDPSCNPYLAFAAMLMAGIDGIKNQIHPGEALDVDIYELSPEELAKVPSTPGSLMEALSNLEKDHDFLLAGDVFTEDFIQTWISYKLDNEALPVNIRPHPYEFELYYDI, encoded by the coding sequence ATGGCTCAGACCCCCCAAGAAGTTCTGCAAATGATAAAAGAGCAGAACATTCAAATCATTGACCTTAAGTTCATTGATATGCCAGGTATCTGGCAACACTGCTCTTTTCACGTCAGCCTGATTGATGAAGACGTATTTACTGATGGTATTGCCTTTGATGGTTCCAGTGTTAGAGGCTGGAAGGCGATCAACAACTCTGACATGACCATGGTGCCCGATCCCACTACCGCTTGGATCGATCCATTTATGGAAGAGCCGACCCTGAGCATGATTTGCTCAATCAAAGAGCCTCGCACTGGCCAACCATATGAGCGCTGCCCTCGCGTTGTTGCTAATAAGGCGATCGAGTATCTTACCTCCACTGGTATTGGTGACACAGCTTTCTTTGGCCCCGAACCAGAATTCTTCATCTTTGATAGCGTCGCCTATCAGTCCAGCATGAACACTGGTTACTACAAGGTGGACTCCTCTGAAGGTCTTTGGAACATGGGCAGAGAGGAACCCGGCGGCAACCTGGGCTACAAACTGCGCAACAAGCAGGGCTATTTCCCAGTAGCGCCACTCGATACCTATCAAGATATCCGGACTGAAATGCTATTGACGATGGCAAAGTGCGGCGTGCCGATCGAAAAACATCACCATGAAGTAGCCACCGGTGGTCAAGCTGAGCTGGGGATTAAGTTCTCGACTTTGGTTGCTGCCGCTGACTCGGTGATGACCTACAAGTATGTTTGTAAGAACGTAGGTAGAAAGTATGGCAAAACCGTAACTTTCATGCCTAAGCCATTATTTGGTGACAATGGCACCGGTATGCACACCCACCAATCGGTCTGGAAAGATGGTCAACCCACTTTTGCTGGCGATCAATATGCTGGTCTAAGCCAAACTGCCCTCTACTACATCGGTGGTTTGCTCAAGCATGCTCCTGCCGTATTGGCACTCACCAATCCTTCGACCAACTCCTTCAAGCGATTGGTACCTGGCTTTGAAGCTCCGGTGAACCTGGCCTACTCGCAAGGTAATCGATCGGCTTCAGTGCGGATTCCCCTGTCTGGCCCCAATCCCAAAGCCAAGCGCCTAGAGTTCCGTTGTCCTGATCCATCCTGTAACCCATACTTGGCATTTGCGGCCATGTTGATGGCTGGAATCGACGGGATCAAAAATCAAATCCATCCTGGCGAAGCGCTCGATGTGGATATTTATGAACTTTCGCCAGAAGAATTGGCTAAGGTTCCTTCCACACCTGGATCGCTGATGGAAGCATTGTCTAACCTAGAGAAAGACCATGACTTCCTCTTGGCTGGCGATGTGTTTACGGAAGACTTTATTCAAACTTGGATTTCCTACAAGCTTGATAATGAAGCTCTGCCAGTAAATATTCGTCCTCATCCCTATGAGTTTGAGCTTTACTACGACATCTAA
- a CDS encoding DUF3177 family protein, protein MMESLVRQLVWTDFRLAVLFTVFLPLVLLVWAFRVNAVAIRRSLVIYWRVASLLAITVYLMIGGLPISFLTSLAARILIPLSLWFWQDINEDIETTRGAIKPLYQIWRWAMTAYKLVGTGISIAFIGCAFVPAAQLGATCKIWFEPPMAFKALFHTNIPTGNLGVWGIIGLTIYCFYLASFVLFRLPQQGRIAFRD, encoded by the coding sequence ATGATGGAATCCCTCGTTAGACAATTAGTTTGGACAGATTTTCGCCTCGCCGTACTGTTTACGGTTTTTTTGCCCCTGGTGTTGCTGGTCTGGGCATTCCGCGTTAATGCAGTGGCGATCCGGCGATCGCTGGTGATCTATTGGCGCGTGGCTAGCCTATTGGCGATCACGGTGTATCTAATGATTGGTGGGCTACCAATTAGTTTTTTGACCAGCTTAGCCGCACGAATCTTGATCCCGCTCTCGCTCTGGTTCTGGCAGGACATCAACGAAGATATTGAAACCACTAGAGGCGCAATCAAGCCCCTCTATCAAATTTGGCGCTGGGCGATGACAGCCTATAAACTGGTTGGCACTGGCATTAGCATTGCTTTCATTGGCTGTGCATTTGTGCCGGCAGCGCAGTTGGGTGCAACTTGTAAAATCTGGTTTGAGCCACCAATGGCGTTCAAAGCGCTTTTCCATACCAATATTCCCACTGGCAATCTTGGGGTATGGGGCATCATTGGCCTGACGATCTATTGCTTTTATTTGGCCTCGTTTGTGTTGTTTCGATTGCCGCAGCAAGGCCGGATTGCTTTTAGAGACTAG
- a CDS encoding S66 peptidase family protein: MPISRSTNLTTFPPNLAPGQKVCVVAPSGALYEQEKFQQGAQIWRDRGYQVEIPATLVKSHGYLAGDDQYRRQQLRSAWNDPECVAIVCARGGYGATRLLEDWHWQNLQPEPKWLIGFSDITALLWAWQANLGIGGLHAPLLTTIAAEPHWSQALMFDWLEGKRDQHKLIGQGWGNVAEGILLPGNLTVATNLLNTSLCPDLDQVILAFEDTGEAPYRVDRMLTYWRMTGALAKVVGIALGQFDHVPLSANRPNWQMEQVWRDRLADLNIPVVTNLQFGHGSPNMALPVGCQARIDGAAGELSFWR; this comes from the coding sequence ATGCCTATCAGTCGATCAACTAACTTAACCACTTTCCCACCTAACTTAGCCCCAGGCCAAAAGGTCTGTGTAGTTGCCCCCAGTGGCGCATTATATGAGCAAGAAAAATTTCAACAGGGGGCGCAGATATGGCGCGATCGCGGTTATCAGGTAGAAATCCCGGCCACGCTCGTTAAGTCGCATGGCTACCTGGCTGGAGATGACCAGTATCGTCGGCAGCAATTAAGATCAGCTTGGAATGATCCTGAATGTGTGGCGATCGTCTGTGCCAGAGGTGGATATGGCGCAACTAGATTATTAGAGGATTGGCATTGGCAAAATTTACAGCCAGAACCAAAATGGCTGATTGGCTTTTCGGATATTACGGCGTTGTTGTGGGCTTGGCAGGCAAATCTAGGCATTGGTGGACTCCATGCCCCTTTGTTAACCACGATCGCGGCGGAACCCCATTGGTCGCAAGCATTAATGTTTGATTGGTTAGAGGGCAAGCGCGATCAACACAAACTAATCGGCCAGGGCTGGGGCAATGTGGCAGAAGGAATTTTGCTGCCTGGGAACCTGACTGTGGCCACTAATTTATTAAATACCAGCTTGTGTCCTGATTTAGACCAAGTGATCCTGGCGTTTGAAGATACTGGCGAGGCTCCCTACCGGGTCGATCGGATGTTGACCTATTGGCGCATGACTGGTGCATTGGCAAAAGTAGTTGGGATCGCACTGGGGCAGTTCGACCATGTGCCCTTATCTGCAAATCGACCTAACTGGCAGATGGAGCAGGTGTGGCGCGATCGTTTGGCTGATTTAAATATTCCCGTTGTAACTAATCTCCAATTTGGTCATGGGTCACCAAATATGGCCTTGCCCGTAGGTTGTCAGGCCAGGATCGACGGGGCGGCAGGTGAGTTGAGTTTTTGGCGCTAA
- a CDS encoding globin family protein encodes MSLKVKLLEDSFDRIKPKARAFSASFYHNLFEMYPVAKPLFANTDMIAQREKLIKSLVLVTSNLRSPDVLTETLAGLGSRHVEYGALPEHYPLVGNALLATFEEYLGTAWTEEVKQAWVEAYAAITELMLEGADYGQEEVSLESAVPEPTPISSENQIAYEAPIAASYGSSKPPKPKTNKYNQETKASDVNWPVVGGLLGVGGILIVVIWLSNT; translated from the coding sequence ATGTCACTAAAGGTCAAGTTATTAGAGGACAGTTTCGATCGGATCAAACCCAAAGCCAGAGCATTTAGCGCCAGTTTTTATCACAATCTATTTGAGATGTATCCAGTCGCAAAGCCGCTGTTTGCGAATACAGATATGATCGCGCAGCGAGAAAAGTTGATTAAGTCTCTGGTGCTGGTGACCAGCAATTTACGATCGCCAGATGTTCTCACTGAAACGCTGGCAGGGCTGGGTAGTCGGCATGTTGAATATGGTGCACTGCCCGAACATTATCCCTTGGTCGGTAATGCTCTGCTAGCTACATTTGAGGAATATTTAGGCACAGCATGGACTGAAGAGGTCAAGCAAGCCTGGGTAGAAGCCTATGCGGCGATCACGGAGCTGATGCTAGAAGGTGCGGACTACGGGCAGGAAGAGGTAAGCCTGGAATCAGCGGTGCCAGAACCTACGCCTATTTCTTCTGAAAATCAGATCGCCTATGAAGCCCCAATTGCTGCTAGCTATGGCAGTTCTAAGCCTCCTAAGCCAAAGACTAACAAATACAATCAGGAAACCAAGGCTAGTGATGTGAATTGGCCAGTGGTTGGTGGTTTGCTGGGGGTTGGTGGCATCCTGATTGTGGTGATCTGGCTTAGTAATACTTAA
- a CDS encoding DUF1294 domain-containing protein, with the protein MAITPALLNRIALAIAYLMVVNGLVLVLYVFDKQSAQRKGLRISENTFHLLTLMGGTLGAILGQKLFRHKTRKSSFQTVFRIIVAAQIFALFVAIFLVAIALGNQSGQDKNFFDRPVRSNLESSFEY; encoded by the coding sequence ATGGCCATCACCCCAGCCCTGTTGAATCGGATCGCGCTAGCGATCGCCTATCTGATGGTGGTCAATGGCCTGGTTTTGGTTCTCTATGTCTTTGATAAGCAATCTGCCCAGCGTAAAGGGCTGCGTATCTCTGAGAATACGTTTCACCTGTTGACATTAATGGGAGGCACATTGGGCGCAATTCTGGGGCAAAAACTGTTTCGACATAAAACCCGCAAGTCCAGTTTTCAGACTGTTTTTAGGATCATCGTAGCTGCACAAATTTTTGCCCTGTTCGTGGCAATTTTTCTGGTGGCGATCGCCTTGGGCAATCAGTCTGGCCAAGATAAAAATTTTTTCGATCGCCCGGTTAGATCTAACTTAGAATCCAGCTTTGAGTATTAG
- a CDS encoding excalibur domain-containing protein — protein sequence MAKNYSSDPNNRPKPAKPSKPQRPSDSAQNRNRPEKPVKNEVRNRSQESSLSSNLEKAENLEPQIAYQELSNQGHAVYQKPITKADRRNQMLALSIEIVVVIMVGLLGAKFLFPQSVGNLSNESNLETGNLNPSDRGDDVFTDNNFDNSNDVAVAQDSNLSLNCQDFAVKKAAQYVLNSNPSDPFGLDRDKNNLACERLPEGDRPNKEDLNCDDFIAQKAAQHVLELDPSDPFGLDRDGNKLACESL from the coding sequence ATGGCCAAAAATTATTCCTCAGATCCAAACAATCGCCCGAAACCTGCGAAGCCATCTAAGCCTCAGCGGCCTAGTGATTCGGCTCAAAATCGCAATCGCCCAGAAAAGCCAGTCAAAAACGAAGTTAGAAATCGATCCCAGGAATCATCGCTGTCTAGCAACTTGGAAAAAGCTGAAAACTTAGAACCACAAATAGCCTATCAAGAATTATCAAACCAGGGACATGCGGTGTATCAAAAGCCAATCACCAAGGCCGACAGACGAAATCAAATGCTTGCCTTGTCGATCGAGATTGTGGTGGTAATTATGGTTGGTTTACTGGGGGCAAAGTTTTTATTCCCGCAATCGGTCGGTAATCTTAGTAATGAGAGCAATTTAGAGACAGGAAATCTCAACCCTAGCGATCGTGGTGATGATGTATTTACCGACAACAATTTTGACAACAGTAATGATGTTGCAGTAGCGCAAGATAGCAACCTTTCCCTTAATTGCCAAGACTTTGCTGTTAAAAAGGCTGCTCAATATGTCTTGAACTCGAACCCAAGCGATCCGTTTGGGCTCGATCGTGACAAGAATAACCTTGCCTGTGAGCGTTTACCTGAGGGCGATCGCCCCAACAAAGAAGATTTAAATTGTGATGATTTTATTGCGCAAAAAGCAGCCCAACATGTGCTGGAGCTAGACCCAAGTGATCCATTTGGGCTCGATCGGGATGGCAATAAGCTGGCCTGCGAAAGTCTATAA
- the rpaB gene encoding response regulator transcription factor RpaB: MLGSLESRKEKILVVDDEASIRRILETRLSMIGYEVVTAADGEEAIDMFHHEIPDLVVLDVMMPKLDGYGVCQELRKESDIPIIMLTALGDVADRITGLELGADDYVVKPFSPKELEARIRSVLRRVERNGTSGIPSSGVIQIGNIRIDTNKRQVYKGDERIRLTGMEFSLLELLVGKSGEAFSRSDILQEVWGYTPERHVDTRVVDVHISRLRAKLEEDPSNPELILTARGTGYLFQRITEPADEEKQKNKAV; the protein is encoded by the coding sequence GTGTTAGGAAGTTTGGAAAGTCGCAAGGAAAAAATATTGGTAGTTGATGACGAAGCTAGCATTCGTCGGATCTTGGAAACAAGGCTTTCTATGATTGGCTATGAGGTTGTCACGGCTGCTGATGGTGAAGAGGCGATCGACATGTTCCACCATGAGATTCCTGATTTAGTGGTTTTGGATGTGATGATGCCTAAGCTAGATGGCTATGGTGTTTGCCAGGAGCTACGCAAGGAATCAGACATCCCAATTATTATGCTGACCGCGCTTGGTGATGTGGCCGATCGCATTACTGGCCTGGAACTGGGCGCAGATGATTATGTGGTCAAGCCATTTTCGCCCAAGGAGCTAGAAGCCAGGATTCGATCGGTGCTGCGCCGGGTTGAACGCAATGGCACTTCTGGCATTCCCAGTTCTGGGGTGATTCAAATTGGCAATATCCGGATCGACACAAACAAGCGCCAGGTTTATAAGGGCGATGAACGGATTCGGCTGACCGGGATGGAATTTAGCTTGCTAGAGCTGCTGGTGGGTAAGTCGGGCGAGGCATTTTCTCGATCGGACATTTTGCAAGAAGTGTGGGGTTATACACCGGAGCGCCACGTTGATACCAGAGTGGTCGATGTCCATATTTCCCGCCTGCGTGCCAAGCTAGAGGAAGACCCTAGTAATCCAGAATTAATCCTCACCGCCAGAGGTACTGGCTACTTGTTCCAGCGCATTACGGAACCAGCCGATGAGGAAAAGCAAAAAAACAAAGCGGTTTAG